One region of Primulina tabacum isolate GXHZ01 chromosome 1, ASM2559414v2, whole genome shotgun sequence genomic DNA includes:
- the LOC142554673 gene encoding histone deacetylase 19-like, with protein sequence METGGNSLPSGPDGVKRKVSYFYDPEVGNYYYGQGHPMKPHRIRMTHALLAHYGLLHQMHVLKPNPAREKDLCRFHADDYVSFLRNITPETQQDQLRQLKRFNVGEDCPVFDGLYSFCQTYAGGSVGGAVKLNHGHCDIAINWAGGLHHAKKCEASGFCYVNDIVLAILELLKVHERVLYVDIDIHHGDGVEEAFYTTDRVMTVSFHKFGDYFPGTGDIRDVGFGKGKYYSLNVPLDDGIDDESYQSLFKPIMGKVMELFRPGAVVLQCGADSLSGDRLGCFNLSIKGHAECVKFMRTFNVPLLLLGGGGYTIRNVARCWCYETGVALGVELEDKMPQHEYYEYFGPDYTLHVAPSNMENKNSRHLLEEIRSKLLDYLSKLQHAPSVQFTERPPDTEIPEVDEDYDVAEERGETDFYMDVDDECKPLPGRVKSEFLEAEGKHTGDSREGECNGEPDLNPLKPIA encoded by the exons ATGGAAACTGGGGGCAACTCACTTCCATCTGGACCTGATGGAGTGAAGCGGAAAGTGAGTTATTTCTACGACCCAGAGGTTGGAAATTACTATTACGGGCAAGGTCACCCAATGAAACCACACAGGATTCGGATGACACATGCTCTTCTTGCCCACTACGGGTTACTGCATCAGATGCATGTTCTCAAGCCTAATCCTGCCAGAGAGAAAGATCTATGCAGATTCCATGCCGACGATTATGTCTCTTTTTTGAGGAACATCACTCCCGAAACACAGCAGGACCAGCTCAGACAGCTGAAGAGATTTAATGTCGGTGAGGACTGTCCTGTGTTTGATGGTCTCTACTCGTTTTGTCAAACTTATGCTGGTGGTTCCGTTGGTGGAGCTGTGAAGTTAAATCATGGGCACTGTGATATCGCTATAAATTGGGCTGGCGGACTACATCATGCAAAGAAATGTGAAGCTTCTGGTTTTTGCTATGTGAATGATATAGTATTGGCTATCTTGGAACTTCTCAAAGTGCACGAG CGAGTTTTATATGTAGACATTGATATTCATCATGGTGATGGTGTTGAGGAAGCATTTTATACTACAGACAGGGTCATGACTGTTTCTTTTCACAAGTTCGGAGATTATTTTCCTGGAACGGGGGATATACGTGATGTTGGATTTGGAAAGGGGAAGTATTACTCTCTTAATGTTCCCCTAGATGATGGAATTGACGATGAAAGTTATCAATCTCTATTTAAACCTATAATGGGCAAGGTGATGGAATTGTTTAGGCCTGGTGCTGTGGTGTTACAATGTGGTGCAGACTCGCTGTCTGGAGACCGGCTAGGCTGCTTTAATCTCTCAATTAAAGGTCACGCAGAGTGTGTCAAATTTATGAGAACCTTCAATGTGCCACTACTGTTGTTGGGTGGAGGTGGTTACACAATACGTAATGTTGCTCGATGCTGGTGTTATGAG ACAGGGGTAGCACTTGGGGTCGAACTGGAGGACAAGATGCCAcaacatgaatattatgaatactTTGGCCCAGATTATACTCTTCATGTTGCTCCAAGTAACATGGAAAATAAAAACTCTCGGCATTTACTGGAAGAGATTAGATCCAAGCTTCTGGATTATCTTTCCAAGCTTCAACATGCACCAAGTGTCCAGTTTACGGAGCGACCACCTGATACTGAAATTCCAGAG GTGGATGAAGACTATGATGTCGCGGAGGAAAGAGGTGAAACCGATTTTTACATGGATGTTGATGATGAATG TAAGCCTTTGCCTGGCAGAGTGAAGAGTGAATTTCTTGAAGCTGAAGGAAAACACACG GGAGACAGTAGAGAAGGCGAATGTAATGGTGAACCGGACCTTAATCCTCTGAAACCCATTGCCTAG